A single genomic interval of Lewinellaceae bacterium harbors:
- a CDS encoding Nramp family divalent metal transporter, translating into MEQTKTNKNILRRLYQLLLGIGPGIFAIGYTIGTGSVTAMVVAGSTYGMQLLWVLFLSCLFSWVLMEAYGRYALVTGETALFGFRKHVPLGSLVAILIIIGVSFGQWNSLIGILGISANAIFEMLLLFMPSIAGYEYGLVLAIAVAIISIMYFILWIGKYSMFEKVLLLFVSIMGLSFLLSLFIVMPSPADIARGFVPSIPKVEGGKMLVAAFVGTTMAAATFLSRPLFIQGKGWKLDDLRAQQKDALSAAVLIFFISGSIMAVAAGALYAEGKVVHKVLDMVNTLEPVAGRFAVAIFFLGTMGAGLSSIFPILMITPILIADYQAGKLDTSSRQFKAITGLVSIIGLSVPLFGANPIEIQILSQVFNVFVLPLVILGIIVLTNKKELMGVHKAGWALNTGMVFAFIFACIISYNGLGAVIEYLK; encoded by the coding sequence ATGGAACAAACAAAAACCAACAAGAACATTTTACGGCGACTGTATCAGTTGCTGCTGGGCATCGGCCCGGGCATCTTTGCCATCGGATACACCATTGGCACCGGCAGCGTGACGGCCATGGTGGTGGCCGGCAGCACCTACGGGATGCAGTTGTTGTGGGTGTTGTTTCTGAGTTGTTTGTTTTCCTGGGTATTGATGGAAGCTTACGGGCGCTATGCCCTGGTTACCGGAGAAACCGCCTTATTTGGTTTTAGAAAACACGTGCCGCTGGGTTCCCTCGTCGCCATTTTAATCATCATCGGAGTTTCCTTCGGGCAGTGGAATTCCCTGATCGGCATCCTGGGCATCTCCGCCAATGCCATTTTCGAGATGCTGTTGTTGTTTATGCCCTCTATAGCCGGTTATGAATACGGGCTGGTGCTGGCCATTGCGGTTGCTATCATTTCCATCATGTACTTTATCCTGTGGATCGGGAAATATTCGATGTTTGAAAAGGTGTTGTTGCTCTTTGTCAGCATCATGGGCTTGTCCTTTTTGCTTTCTCTTTTCATCGTAATGCCCAGCCCGGCGGATATTGCGCGTGGTTTTGTGCCTTCCATTCCCAAAGTAGAAGGCGGGAAAATGCTGGTTGCTGCTTTTGTCGGCACCACGATGGCGGCGGCTACCTTCCTGTCGCGCCCGCTATTCATACAGGGTAAAGGCTGGAAACTGGACGACCTGCGGGCGCAGCAGAAAGACGCCCTCTCGGCAGCAGTGCTGATTTTCTTCATCAGCGGGTCCATCATGGCAGTGGCGGCAGGGGCGCTTTACGCGGAAGGGAAAGTAGTCCATAAGGTGCTGGATATGGTGAATACGCTGGAACCTGTTGCCGGCCGATTTGCAGTGGCTATCTTTTTCCTGGGCACAATGGGAGCGGGGTTGTCTTCCATCTTTCCTATCCTGATGATCACGCCCATCCTCATTGCGGATTACCAGGCCGGAAAGCTGGATACCAGCTCCAGGCAATTTAAAGCAATCACCGGCCTGGTGAGCATCATCGGGCTGTCGGTGCCTCTTTTCGGCGCCAACCCGATTGAGATACAGATTCTGTCGCAGGTTTTTAATGTCTTTGTCCTGCCCCTGGTTATTCTGGGCATCATTGTACTGACCAATAAGAAAGAATTGATGGGGGTTCACAAAGCAGGCTGGGCACTGAATACGGGCATGGTATTCGCCTTTATCTTCGCCTGCATCATTTCCTACAACGGCCTGGGAGCGGTCATCGAATATTTAAAATGA
- a CDS encoding cupin domain-containing protein: MNKIKPSKEFFFDEEEKWEQVDPKIQRQIHGTDDKIMLVKAKFEEGGVGQLHEHHHSQVTYVASGEFEMTIGGQVKTIKAGDSYYIPPHVMHGCVCKKPGVLIDVFSPYREDFL, translated from the coding sequence ATGAATAAAATCAAGCCAAGCAAAGAATTCTTTTTCGACGAAGAAGAAAAATGGGAACAGGTTGACCCAAAAATTCAACGGCAAATTCACGGCACGGATGATAAGATCATGCTCGTTAAAGCCAAGTTTGAAGAAGGGGGAGTTGGCCAATTGCACGAGCACCATCATTCGCAAGTGACCTACGTGGCCAGCGGCGAATTTGAAATGACCATTGGCGGCCAGGTAAAAACCATCAAAGCGGGAGATTCCTATTACATACCACCCCATGTGATGCATGGGTGCGTATGTAAAAAGCCGGGCGTATTGATTGATGTGTTCAGCCCCTACCGGGAGGACTTTTTGTAA
- a CDS encoding sugar kinase encodes MAKKLITFGEVMMRLSPPGYSKFSQATSFELVYGGGEANVAISCAYLGMEAAHVTRFPDNALGRAATQFLRQHWLSTEHVFYGGDMMGKYFLEKGAVHRPSEVIYERAGSSFSLIEPSMVDWEHVLKDADWFHWTGITPAVSEGAAMCCLDAIKIANRMGIPVSGDINSRKNMWKYGKTMEEVMPELVRNCDIVITSSYGIHEMFGLGQPGKKFRISAKLLMDAFPKIQKVVGKDRESISASHQQIQGKMWTGEKYIKNETLNITHVVDRVGTGDAFAAGLIYGLLHYDDDVQALKFASAACALKHTVPGDVNMVSLENVLSLMEGDTSGAIRR; translated from the coding sequence ATGGCTAAAAAACTAATAACATTTGGGGAAGTAATGATGCGTTTGTCACCACCGGGCTATTCAAAATTTTCGCAAGCTACTTCTTTCGAACTGGTTTATGGAGGCGGCGAGGCCAATGTAGCTATTTCATGCGCCTATCTGGGCATGGAAGCAGCCCACGTGACCCGTTTTCCGGATAATGCCCTTGGAAGAGCGGCCACTCAATTTTTACGTCAGCATTGGTTAAGCACCGAACATGTTTTTTATGGCGGGGACATGATGGGCAAATATTTTCTGGAAAAAGGCGCCGTGCATAGGCCCAGTGAGGTGATTTATGAAAGGGCAGGGTCTTCGTTCTCCTTAATAGAACCGTCCATGGTCGATTGGGAACATGTCCTCAAAGACGCAGATTGGTTCCATTGGACAGGTATCACCCCGGCCGTTTCGGAAGGGGCCGCCATGTGTTGCCTGGATGCCATTAAAATAGCAAACCGAATGGGAATACCGGTTTCTGGGGATATTAATTCGCGCAAAAACATGTGGAAGTATGGGAAAACCATGGAGGAAGTTATGCCGGAGTTGGTGCGAAATTGTGATATCGTGATCACCAGCAGCTACGGCATCCATGAAATGTTCGGACTAGGCCAACCGGGGAAAAAATTTCGGATTTCAGCCAAACTGCTAATGGACGCTTTTCCAAAAATTCAGAAAGTGGTGGGAAAAGACAGGGAATCCATAAGCGCTTCTCATCAGCAAATACAGGGTAAAATGTGGACCGGGGAAAAGTACATTAAAAATGAAACGTTGAACATTACCCACGTCGTAGACCGCGTTGGCACCGGAGATGCCTTTGCTGCTGGCCTGATCTATGGGTTATTGCATTATGATGATGATGTACAAGCTTTGAAATTTGCTTCCGCTGCTTGTGCGCTAAAACATACTGTTCCAGGGGATGTAAATATGGTGTCTTTGGAAAACGTGCTGAGTTTAATGGAAGGGGATACTTCCGGGGCAATAAGAAGGTAG
- a CDS encoding MFS transporter — protein sequence MKLKGLRWWIIALIALATIINYIDRSALAVMWPSIQDELGFTNYDYAIMLNVFMVAYALGQSLSGRMFDWVGTRMGYVISIAVWGASTALHSVARGVLSFSFFRATLGLSEAGNWPGAVKSNAEWFPIKERAIAQGIFNAGASVGSVIAPPLIAMLYLGFGWRITFLIVGLLGIFWVIPWLIINKTTPDKHPWLEEEERQYILSGQVQAEEGAPEEKPLSMAKILSYRESWAVLVSRFFLEPIWWLFVGWMPLYLADTYGFDVKQIGLFAWVPYVGAAVGSISGGWYAGRLMGGGASVDKARKRTIAIGGVIMFLGLLATIMLADTPLKFVVIVALVLFGFQFSISNIQTIPSDLFSGKSVASLAGFGGTVGVFSVIIMNFLVPVITTQSYTPAFVIIAAFVPLGVLAIYVLCKNIGPVEV from the coding sequence ATGAAACTAAAAGGATTAAGATGGTGGATCATTGCACTGATCGCTTTGGCGACTATTATCAACTACATCGACCGGTCGGCGTTGGCGGTGATGTGGCCCAGCATACAAGATGAGCTGGGGTTTACCAATTACGATTATGCCATCATGCTCAACGTATTTATGGTGGCCTATGCCCTGGGGCAGTCGCTTTCCGGCCGCATGTTCGACTGGGTGGGTACCCGCATGGGCTACGTGATTAGCATCGCAGTTTGGGGGGCTTCCACGGCCTTGCACTCGGTGGCCCGCGGGGTGTTGTCCTTCAGCTTTTTCCGGGCTACGCTTGGGCTTTCCGAGGCCGGCAACTGGCCGGGAGCAGTGAAGAGCAATGCGGAGTGGTTCCCGATCAAGGAACGGGCCATTGCACAAGGCATCTTCAACGCGGGCGCTTCGGTCGGTTCAGTTATCGCGCCGCCGCTGATCGCCATGCTCTACCTGGGCTTCGGCTGGCGGATCACCTTCCTGATCGTCGGCCTGCTGGGTATTTTCTGGGTGATCCCCTGGCTGATCATCAATAAAACGACGCCGGACAAACACCCCTGGCTGGAAGAAGAGGAAAGGCAGTACATCCTTTCCGGGCAGGTACAAGCGGAAGAAGGTGCGCCGGAAGAAAAGCCGCTGTCCATGGCAAAAATCCTGTCTTACCGGGAATCCTGGGCAGTATTGGTGTCCCGTTTTTTCCTGGAGCCGATCTGGTGGCTGTTCGTCGGCTGGATGCCGCTATACCTTGCCGATACCTACGGTTTTGACGTCAAGCAGATCGGCTTGTTTGCCTGGGTGCCTTATGTAGGCGCTGCGGTAGGCAGCATAAGTGGCGGCTGGTACGCCGGGCGCCTGATGGGCGGCGGAGCCAGCGTAGACAAAGCGAGGAAAAGAACCATTGCCATTGGCGGAGTGATCATGTTTCTGGGCTTGCTGGCCACCATCATGTTGGCCGACACGCCCTTGAAATTCGTCGTCATCGTAGCTCTGGTGCTATTTGGGTTCCAGTTTTCTATCAGCAACATACAGACCATACCCAGCGACCTGTTCAGCGGCAAGTCGGTGGCTTCCTTGGCCGGCTTTGGCGGCACGGTAGGCGTGTTCTCCGTCATCATCATGAATTTCCTGGTGCCGGTGATCACCACTCAGTCCTACACGCCCGCCTTTGTGATCATCGCTGCCTTTGTTCCGCTGGGCGTGCTGGCCATTTATGTGCTGTGCAAAAATATCGGGCCGGTAGAAGTGTAG
- a CDS encoding glucose 1-dehydrogenase, with the protein MSTLKGKVAVVTGGARDIGRAISVGLAKEGAKVVVNYYSSEAGANETVNEIKSFGGEAIAVQADVSNLEDIQHLKAKAVAAFGDKIDILVNNAGGLFARKTLQELDESFYDLVMNVNFKATVFAMQAFEPLMGKGASIINLSSQAARDGGGGGSSLYASSKGAVTTFTRSMAKELGPKGIRVNAVCPGLIATKFHDDFTKDEVREMVAEKTPLRREGGAEEVADLVVYLASDNSSFVNGVNFDINGGLAFS; encoded by the coding sequence ATGAGTACACTAAAAGGAAAGGTAGCAGTAGTAACCGGAGGGGCACGAGATATTGGCAGAGCCATTTCTGTAGGCTTAGCAAAAGAAGGAGCTAAAGTAGTTGTAAATTATTATAGTTCAGAAGCCGGAGCTAATGAAACCGTTAATGAGATAAAATCTTTTGGCGGTGAAGCTATTGCGGTTCAGGCGGATGTATCTAATTTAGAGGATATACAGCATTTAAAGGCAAAAGCGGTAGCGGCATTCGGAGATAAGATCGATATTCTGGTCAATAATGCCGGAGGCCTCTTTGCCCGTAAAACATTACAAGAACTGGATGAGTCTTTTTATGACTTAGTAATGAACGTCAACTTTAAGGCTACCGTTTTCGCAATGCAGGCATTTGAGCCTTTAATGGGTAAAGGTGCTTCCATCATAAACCTTTCTTCGCAGGCAGCAAGAGACGGCGGCGGCGGCGGATCTTCCCTATATGCTTCTTCTAAAGGAGCGGTAACCACATTTACCAGATCAATGGCAAAAGAGCTTGGGCCAAAAGGCATTAGGGTAAATGCAGTTTGCCCGGGGTTAATTGCTACGAAATTTCACGATGATTTCACAAAAGATGAAGTTCGGGAAATGGTTGCAGAAAAAACGCCTTTAAGAAGAGAAGGAGGAGCGGAGGAAGTGGCAGACTTAGTGGTTTATTTAGCTTCTGACAACAGCTCGTTCGTAAACGGAGTTAATTTCGATATCAATGGGGGGTTAGCATTTTCATAA
- a CDS encoding DUF4957 domain-containing protein translates to MNKPLSFFKLGILFFFSFFLYSCNGQDGLVHNVEEFKLAVANAQPGDKITLANGVWLDAELLLEGKGTEEAPITLTVQEKGKVLLEGQSSLRLAGEHLVVEGLVFKHGYTPTSEVISFRKNKETLCNHCRVTECVIDNYNNPERFESDYWVGIYGKNNRFDHNYLVGKRNVGVTLAVRLNTAESQENNHLIDHNYFGHHPILGSNGGETLRIGTSHYSLKNSNTIVEFNYFDRCNGEHEIISNKSCQNTFRYNTFYECQGTLTMRHGNETLVESNYFFGNGKANTGGIRIINETQKVINNYCEGLTGYRFRGTLVIMNGVPNSPINRYFPVINSEASNNTFVNCDYIQLCAGSDAERSAVPQNTVVNNNIFYNEKKDDLFTVYDDISGISFNGNILSENISPIASSGFIQKKIAFQRDENGILLPSDKSIKAGITEVKPHATPENTGVAWYPKTEQEVRFNVGKKIRVSPGENTLFEAVKNSEYGDVLELAEGDYLMTKSIEVNHPVTVRAKGKKPTIRFEKNSLFNIENGGALALYDLKIDGAESPDYSGNAVIRTSRYSMNRNYKLLIENCDFTGLDVNHSFNVLKIYKNTFADSIVLRNSTFKNISGAVLSLAAEMDDIGIYNAENVVIDNCQFEDVGGAALHLHRGGSDESTFGPMLQMNNCIFKNVGGDKRNKSGASVSLHGVQVAHITGCDFTDSQPLKLHLVVGEPIAKIKDSKFNNTEKVVTHDGSYKDEDLDFD, encoded by the coding sequence ATGAATAAGCCTTTATCCTTTTTTAAACTTGGCATTCTCTTTTTCTTCTCTTTCTTCCTCTACTCCTGCAACGGGCAGGACGGCCTCGTCCATAACGTTGAGGAGTTTAAACTGGCGGTAGCCAATGCCCAGCCTGGCGATAAGATCACCCTGGCCAATGGCGTTTGGCTGGATGCCGAGCTTTTGCTGGAGGGAAAGGGAACGGAGGAGGCGCCGATTACGCTCACGGTGCAGGAAAAAGGCAAAGTGTTGCTGGAGGGGCAGTCCAGCCTGCGCCTGGCCGGCGAACACCTGGTGGTGGAAGGGCTGGTCTTCAAACATGGCTATACGCCGACCAGTGAAGTGATCTCTTTTCGAAAAAACAAGGAAACACTTTGCAACCACTGCCGGGTGACGGAATGCGTGATCGACAACTACAACAACCCCGAGCGTTTTGAGTCAGACTATTGGGTAGGCATTTACGGCAAGAACAACCGCTTTGACCACAATTATTTAGTTGGAAAAAGAAATGTCGGAGTGACCCTGGCGGTGCGTTTGAACACAGCGGAGAGCCAGGAAAACAATCATTTAATTGACCACAATTATTTTGGGCACCATCCGATTTTGGGAAGCAATGGAGGCGAAACATTGCGCATAGGCACGAGTCATTATTCGCTTAAGAATTCTAACACCATAGTAGAATTCAATTATTTCGACCGCTGCAATGGCGAGCACGAAATCATTTCCAATAAATCCTGCCAAAATACTTTTCGCTACAATACCTTTTATGAATGTCAGGGCACATTGACGATGCGCCATGGCAATGAAACTTTGGTGGAAAGCAATTATTTTTTCGGAAACGGAAAAGCGAACACGGGCGGTATCCGCATCATTAATGAAACCCAAAAAGTGATCAATAATTATTGCGAAGGCCTAACCGGATATCGTTTTCGGGGCACCTTGGTCATCATGAACGGCGTGCCGAACTCTCCCATCAACCGCTATTTTCCGGTGATCAATTCGGAAGCTTCGAACAATACTTTTGTCAATTGCGACTATATCCAACTGTGTGCCGGAAGCGATGCCGAAAGAAGCGCAGTTCCCCAAAATACAGTTGTCAACAACAATATATTTTACAATGAAAAAAAGGATGATCTATTCACCGTATACGACGACATCAGCGGCATTTCTTTTAATGGGAATATATTGAGCGAAAATATTTCCCCGATTGCATCAAGTGGTTTTATCCAAAAAAAGATAGCATTCCAGAGAGATGAAAATGGAATTCTTTTGCCCTCCGATAAATCCATAAAAGCTGGAATAACCGAAGTGAAGCCTCACGCCACACCCGAGAACACAGGCGTCGCCTGGTATCCAAAAACGGAGCAGGAAGTAAGGTTCAATGTGGGTAAAAAAATAAGGGTCTCGCCCGGAGAAAATACGTTGTTCGAAGCGGTAAAAAATTCTGAATACGGGGATGTCCTCGAATTGGCGGAAGGAGATTATTTGATGACAAAATCCATTGAGGTGAATCATCCCGTTACCGTGCGGGCAAAAGGGAAAAAGCCCACCATCCGGTTTGAAAAAAACTCCCTTTTCAATATTGAAAACGGCGGAGCGCTCGCATTATATGATTTGAAAATAGACGGCGCCGAATCTCCCGATTATTCCGGCAATGCCGTCATTCGAACCAGCCGCTATTCCATGAACCGGAATTATAAACTCCTTATCGAAAATTGTGACTTCACCGGCCTCGACGTGAATCATAGTTTCAATGTTTTGAAGATATATAAAAACACTTTCGCCGATTCTATAGTGCTGAGAAATTCCACGTTTAAAAACATAAGCGGCGCTGTGCTTTCACTCGCTGCTGAAATGGATGACATTGGAATATACAACGCCGAAAATGTAGTGATTGACAATTGCCAGTTTGAAGACGTCGGCGGCGCGGCGCTCCACCTTCACCGGGGAGGAAGCGACGAAAGTACTTTCGGCCCCATGCTCCAAATGAATAATTGCATTTTTAAAAATGTGGGCGGAGATAAAAGAAATAAATCCGGCGCGTCGGTTTCATTGCATGGCGTGCAGGTAGCGCATATTACGGGGTGTGATTTTACGGATTCCCAACCATTGAAATTGCACCTCGTGGTCGGCGAACCGATTGCCAAAATAAAAGACAGCAAATTCAACAATACCGAAAAAGTAGTGACTCACGACGGTTCCTATAAAGACGAGGATTTGGATTTTGATTGA
- a CDS encoding alginate lyase family protein: MLTPNSIENIRAQLGQAPLFDQELAKTIQEVNAEIEEGIFVPVPKDMAGGYTHERHKKNFLILQKAGNLFQITGDEKYAVYIRDMLLEYAELFPTLGLHPTNRSYATGKIFWQCLNDANWLVYVSQAYDCIYDWLEPEQVQHLNSKLFRPFADFISVENPQFFNRIHNHSTWANAAVGMIGLVMGDSALVKRALYGLENDGISEDETDNDGGYIKVAGVRKAGFLAQLDYSFSPDGYFTEGPYYLRYAMLPFLLFGKSLANNRPDLDILNYRDGILLKAVDALLNQTDAQGQFFPINDAQKGMSWLSREVVAGVDIAYFHGGRDPMLLSIAKKQNRVLLDETGFAVAADIEKGLAVPYKQKPVAYVDGADGKKGGVGILRTSTEDGEFCAVFKYSAHGMGHGHFDKLSYSLYDELGEIIQDYGAARWVNIDQKGGGRYLPENNTFAKQSIAHNTVVVNEISHYEGDVKKGEAHHPVPYFFNADNDDIQIGSAKDFDAYEGVELHRTLILMKDENFQQPILIDVFKINSEKENQYDLPIWFQGHLLQTNFEYNTALNSLSPFGTAHGYQHIWKEATGSTENKNAKITWFNHGRFYSLTSAVSDNDELIFARSGANDPEFNLRHDPAFVIRKKGEKNTVFISIVEPHGEYNPVAEIPHSPFSSIESVEVIHDDSEYTVFHVEKIDGMKWEVALSNTNADKDAHHKLEINGEKYEWQGPFYISKNINNE; the protein is encoded by the coding sequence ATGCTTACCCCGAATAGCATAGAAAACATACGTGCCCAATTGGGGCAAGCGCCATTGTTCGACCAAGAATTGGCAAAAACAATACAAGAGGTAAATGCGGAAATCGAGGAGGGCATATTTGTCCCGGTGCCAAAAGACATGGCAGGGGGCTATACCCATGAGCGCCACAAAAAGAATTTCTTGATTTTACAAAAGGCGGGGAATTTATTTCAAATAACAGGCGACGAAAAATATGCCGTATATATTCGGGATATGCTCCTCGAATATGCGGAACTTTTCCCCACACTGGGCCTCCACCCGACAAATAGATCCTATGCAACTGGAAAAATATTTTGGCAATGCCTGAACGATGCCAATTGGCTGGTCTATGTGAGCCAGGCGTATGACTGCATATATGATTGGTTGGAGCCGGAACAGGTTCAGCATTTGAACAGCAAATTGTTCCGGCCATTCGCCGATTTCATATCGGTTGAAAATCCTCAGTTTTTTAATCGAATTCACAATCACAGCACATGGGCCAATGCCGCCGTTGGCATGATTGGCCTGGTGATGGGCGACTCAGCATTGGTGAAGCGGGCATTATATGGCCTGGAAAATGACGGCATAAGCGAGGATGAAACCGACAACGATGGCGGATATATAAAAGTGGCCGGCGTGCGGAAAGCGGGCTTTTTGGCGCAGCTCGATTATTCATTTTCACCGGATGGATATTTCACCGAAGGGCCTTATTATTTGCGGTATGCGATGTTGCCATTTTTATTGTTTGGAAAATCATTGGCCAATAACCGGCCGGATCTTGACATATTGAATTATCGGGACGGAATATTGTTAAAAGCGGTTGATGCCCTTTTAAATCAAACGGATGCACAAGGGCAGTTTTTTCCAATTAATGATGCACAGAAAGGCATGTCCTGGTTGTCGAGAGAAGTGGTGGCGGGCGTAGACATCGCCTATTTTCACGGAGGCCGCGACCCCATGTTGCTCTCCATCGCCAAAAAACAAAATAGGGTGTTGCTGGACGAAACAGGTTTTGCGGTGGCGGCCGATATTGAAAAAGGATTGGCGGTTCCCTACAAGCAAAAACCCGTCGCTTATGTGGATGGGGCAGATGGAAAAAAAGGTGGCGTCGGTATTTTGCGCACCAGCACTGAAGACGGCGAATTTTGCGCCGTTTTCAAATATTCCGCACACGGAATGGGGCATGGCCATTTTGACAAATTATCCTATTCGCTTTATGATGAGCTGGGGGAAATTATTCAGGATTACGGCGCTGCCCGTTGGGTGAATATTGACCAAAAAGGCGGTGGCCGGTATTTGCCGGAAAACAACACCTTTGCCAAACAAAGCATTGCCCATAATACAGTGGTCGTGAACGAAATTTCACATTATGAAGGCGATGTGAAAAAAGGAGAAGCCCATCACCCCGTCCCCTATTTTTTCAATGCCGATAATGACGACATTCAAATAGGCAGCGCAAAAGATTTTGATGCTTATGAAGGTGTCGAATTGCACCGAACCTTGATTTTAATGAAGGATGAAAATTTTCAACAGCCCATTTTAATTGATGTATTTAAAATAAATTCGGAAAAAGAAAATCAATATGATCTGCCAATTTGGTTTCAGGGCCATTTGTTGCAAACCAATTTTGAATACAACACAGCATTAAATTCCCTTTCTCCATTTGGCACAGCTCACGGTTATCAGCATATATGGAAAGAAGCAACGGGGAGTACGGAAAATAAAAATGCCAAAATCACCTGGTTCAATCATGGCCGTTTTTATTCATTGACGTCTGCCGTTTCCGATAATGACGAATTGATTTTTGCCCGCTCCGGCGCCAATGATCCTGAATTTAATTTAAGGCATGACCCCGCATTTGTCATCAGAAAAAAAGGCGAGAAAAATACGGTATTTATTTCCATCGTCGAACCACATGGGGAATACAATCCGGTGGCGGAAATCCCGCACAGCCCTTTCAGCAGCATCGAATCAGTAGAGGTCATTCATGATGATTCCGAATACACGGTTTTTCATGTTGAAAAAATAGATGGAATGAAATGGGAGGTAGCGCTGTCAAATACCAATGCGGATAAAGATGCCCATCACAAACTGGAAATAAACGGCGAGAAATACGAATGGCAAGGGCCGTTTTATATTTCAAAAAACATCAACAATGAATAA
- a CDS encoding SDR family oxidoreductase — protein sequence MTNKKVAVVTGATGGIGFAVAKRLGKDGFAVVINGIEDEAGAKRVEELTAEGIDAEYCGFDVTKDELVTENITKIGEKYGKIDVLVNNAGGLGGRSRFEDMTTDFYRFVMALNLDSVFFASRAAIPFLKKGDHPTIINYTSNAAWNAGGPGAGIYGTSKAGVHAITRALAKDLAEYGIRVNAVSPGTIDTPFHQQIKSTKPEVFASWAKNIMLGRLGQPEDVAGVVAFLASSDAAFITAETIQVGGGQALGI from the coding sequence ATGACAAATAAGAAAGTAGCTGTTGTTACCGGAGCAACCGGTGGTATTGGCTTTGCAGTAGCAAAAAGATTAGGCAAAGACGGTTTTGCTGTAGTAATCAACGGCATAGAGGATGAGGCAGGAGCTAAAAGAGTTGAAGAACTCACTGCGGAGGGAATAGATGCTGAATATTGCGGATTCGATGTTACAAAAGACGAGTTGGTGACTGAAAACATCACCAAAATAGGCGAAAAGTATGGCAAAATAGATGTGCTTGTAAATAATGCCGGCGGATTAGGTGGAAGATCTCGTTTTGAAGATATGACCACAGATTTTTACCGATTTGTAATGGCATTAAACCTGGATTCTGTGTTTTTCGCTTCAAGAGCGGCAATACCTTTCCTTAAAAAGGGAGATCATCCTACCATAATCAACTACACTTCCAATGCAGCATGGAATGCAGGAGGGCCGGGAGCTGGAATTTACGGTACATCTAAAGCTGGAGTTCATGCCATTACAAGAGCATTAGCAAAAGACCTGGCCGAATATGGCATTAGAGTAAATGCAGTATCTCCAGGTACCATTGACACGCCATTTCATCAGCAGATTAAATCTACCAAGCCAGAAGTTTTTGCTTCATGGGCTAAAAATATTATGCTGGGAAGACTGGGCCAGCCAGAAGATGTAGCTGGGGTTGTTGCTTTTCTGGCCAGTAGCGATGCTGCCTTCATAACCGCAGAAACCATCCAGGTTGGCGGCGGCCAGGCACTGGGAATCTAA